CCGCGAGCGTCGCCCGCAGGCGCTCCGCATCCCCCAGCTGGCCGACCAGATCCTCGCGCCGTGCCGCCGCGGCGTCGGGGAACCACTCGGCGCCCGACCAGACCCCGCCCTCCTCGCGGACCATCGGGCCGGCGAGACCCACGGAGGCCAGGTAGGCGTCGATGCCGGACCCTCCGCCGAGCGACGGAGTCAGGACGAGAGGGACGCCGTCCGGCAGATCCGGGTCCTCGCGCAGGGCGTCGAAGGCCGCGCGATCATCGACAAGCAGCCCGTAGCGGCGGGGGCCGAGGAGCGCCTCGATGAGTTCACGCTCGGCCAGGTCCGCGGCCAGGCGCTCATCGAGGATGCTGACCCCGGTGTGCCGGGCGCAGACGCCGCGCAGGTGGTCCATCAGGCTCTCATCGCGCTCGGCCGGCGCGAGGGTCGGCGCCCCTCGGCGAAGACGCGCGCGGAGCTCGCTGACCGCCTCCTCTGAGTCCTGCAGCTGCTCCTCGGCCTCGGCGATCCGCTCCCGGAGCGCCTGCGCCTCGGTCTCGATCCTGACCCGGTGCTGGGCCCGGGCGCCGGCGAGCGTCCGCGCCGCGACGGCGACCTCTCCCTCGAGCTCGGTCAGCTCGTCGGCCATCTCACGTGCGCGCTCCAGGGAGGCGACGCGCCGCTGCTCGGCGATCGCCCCGTGGCGGACCTGCTCGCGCTCGCGCTTTGCGTCCTCGAGGCTCGCTCTGGCGAGGTCGAGCTCGTCGAGCCGGTCCTGATGGCCGAGCATCGCCAGCAGCTGGGCCAGCAGGTCGTCCTGCTTGGCTGCCATGACCCGGTGGGCCTCGCCCTGGGGCAGCTCGAACAGGCGGATCATCGAGGCGTCGACGCCCAGAGGCTCGAGGACCTCACGGCGCCACCGCTCAGGAGCCAGCCACCGCTCGCGCGGCTGGTCCGACAGGAACGCCGCCATGCTCTGTTCCAGGGGCGCCGTGAGGCCCACCGACCCCTCCAGCAGGCAGAACCGCCGGGAGCGTCGCGTTACCGACATGCAGAGCGTGCCGTGGTCGCTCCCGGCCCCGAGCAGCGGGGAGAGGCCGCTCGCCTCGAGGAGAATGAGGGCCGTTGCCGCCTCCCGGCCCTCGGGGGAGCGGTGGAGGTAGTGGGCGGGGGTCCGGCTCTGCCCGAAGCGCCGCGCCCCGAGGACGGCCTTGATCGCGTCCATCGCCGAGCTCTTGCCCGAGCCGTTCGCGCCGCAGAAGACGTTGATGCGCCCGTCCACGCTGATCCGCGACGGGGACAGGTGCGACCAGTTGATCGCCTGCAGAGAGTGGATGCGAAGGCTCATGAGGTGGCTCCGAGGGCGCGGGCGACAAGACGGGCGTCGATCAGCAGCAGACGCGGGCCGGCTT
This DNA window, taken from Miltoncostaea oceani, encodes the following:
- a CDS encoding ATP-binding protein, producing MSLRIHSLQAINWSHLSPSRISVDGRINVFCGANGSGKSSAMDAIKAVLGARRFGQSRTPAHYLHRSPEGREAATALILLEASGLSPLLGAGSDHGTLCMSVTRRSRRFCLLEGSVGLTAPLEQSMAAFLSDQPRERWLAPERWRREVLEPLGVDASMIRLFELPQGEAHRVMAAKQDDLLAQLLAMLGHQDRLDELDLARASLEDAKREREQVRHGAIAEQRRVASLERAREMADELTELEGEVAVAARTLAGARAQHRVRIETEAQALRERIAEAEEQLQDSEEAVSELRARLRRGAPTLAPAERDESLMDHLRGVCARHTGVSILDERLAADLAERELIEALLGPRRYGLLVDDRAAFDALREDPDLPDGVPLVLTPSLGGGSGIDAYLASVGLAGPMVREEGGVWSGAEWFPDAAAARREDLVGQLGDAERLRATLAAQTAADRSLLRSLERELSEIGPAPHADEASTVEEVSLEQARAELSACESARSRALDRILGSVGSVEVLRARAGEHDGAQARLEEALSLLGEHDAAVERLLGVLHEATSLWETERGRILEEMGERFGLLCEAAGMEGRLVVETSESGRSRIDLLMREHPGRPLKSFFRDGELSGGWRAKTGLLLLLSALTGERSRCPLVMIDEHAASLDEDRAQELGEVFARLADTQGLQFILCAPTKRASESLGWCDAQIGFLAPRAGDEWAQAPLLILRAAGALAA